The Nitratidesulfovibrio sp. SRB-5 genome includes a window with the following:
- a CDS encoding ATP-binding protein, translating into MSATARRVREWLRTMSTCRPVHSSTRQLGRQPGHLSGCLSVFLFVCLTVCLTACLTVLMTAHASHATGPEPATHQPPAVPQIVSQIVPQTIPRPGAPAGGPTEAPGTANATPEAVAQSVADSKVQTLANAIAARGVQDGRHLVLLLHSYEQGMGRVRELTDTVERMLAPVDNHIALRVENLDSKRVHTPEYLDAFAALLALKYARRPPTLILTSDDDALDFLEAHHAALFPGVPVLFCGVNHFQDGLAASIPRLSGVLSTFSARDTALTMLDMHPGTRQIYLVNDHTETGQAVARDVRGQLAHLPGGVQVHEFPPLPFDDLLSRLATLPPDAAVLLGVYFVDSVGYATTFEDLGARISAAARVPVHCLVDLNLNGAVVGGKVSGAALQAEALSRMALRVISGTRAEDIPVQNEGVNRYVYRAPALERWGIAEGRLPSGSAVIDHPFSLYRTYRPQINVLILFVVSLASTIAVLAYMMRRRAASERQLRQLRNLLANTLDSMPSAIVGVSPEGLVTHWNRRAADATGQEPHEAVGRPLGEVFPQLEKLTPLVFEALKDGQVRDGQRLLRPDGDMVRYEDVTVFPLVANGTQGAVIRVDDVTERERIREMMIQTEKMLTVGGLAAGMAHEINNPLGGILQAVQNMRRRVETGRPVNDTAAREAGLTMEQVRGYLERREILRMLDDIAASGARAAHIVANMLDFSRRTDGEFMPQDLHRLIENTLELAANDYDLKKLYDFRTLRVVRHYSPMLPQVPCLATEVEQVLLNLFKNAAQALAAGPPPDGAPPTLTIRTERHHDLVAVTVSDNGPGMTPEVRARVFDPFYTTKPPGEGTGLGLSVSYFLITHNHGGSFALHSEPGKGAHFTFTLPLRQR; encoded by the coding sequence ATGAGCGCTACCGCCCGCCGTGTCCGGGAATGGCTGCGGACGATGTCCACCTGCCGCCCCGTCCATTCGTCAACTCGCCAGCTTGGCCGTCAGCCTGGCCACCTGTCCGGCTGCCTGTCCGTGTTCCTGTTCGTCTGCCTGACCGTCTGCCTGACCGCCTGCCTGACCGTGCTCATGACGGCACACGCCTCCCACGCCACCGGCCCGGAACCTGCAACGCATCAGCCCCCGGCCGTGCCCCAAATCGTATCCCAAATCGTCCCCCAAACCATACCCCGGCCAGGCGCACCCGCGGGAGGGCCGACAGAAGCACCGGGTACCGCCAACGCCACGCCAGAGGCCGTGGCCCAATCGGTGGCCGATTCCAAGGTCCAGACCCTGGCCAACGCCATCGCCGCACGCGGGGTGCAGGACGGACGCCACCTGGTGCTGCTGCTGCATTCCTACGAACAGGGCATGGGCCGGGTGCGCGAACTCACCGACACGGTGGAGCGCATGCTGGCCCCCGTGGACAACCATATCGCCCTGCGCGTGGAAAACCTTGATTCCAAGCGCGTGCACACCCCGGAATACCTCGACGCCTTTGCCGCCCTGCTGGCCCTGAAATACGCCAGGCGGCCCCCAACCCTGATCCTGACCAGCGACGACGACGCCCTCGACTTTCTGGAGGCGCACCACGCCGCGCTGTTCCCCGGGGTGCCCGTGCTGTTCTGCGGGGTGAACCATTTCCAGGACGGCCTGGCGGCCAGCATTCCCCGGCTTTCGGGCGTGCTGAGCACCTTTTCCGCCCGCGATACAGCACTGACCATGCTGGATATGCACCCCGGCACCCGGCAGATATATCTCGTCAACGATCACACCGAAACCGGACAGGCCGTGGCCCGCGACGTACGGGGGCAACTCGCGCATCTGCCCGGCGGCGTGCAGGTGCACGAATTTCCGCCCCTGCCCTTCGACGACCTGCTGTCCCGGCTGGCCACCCTGCCACCGGACGCCGCAGTGCTGCTGGGCGTGTATTTTGTCGACAGCGTTGGCTACGCCACCACTTTCGAGGATCTGGGGGCGCGCATCTCCGCCGCCGCACGGGTACCCGTGCACTGCCTTGTGGACCTCAACCTGAACGGCGCCGTGGTGGGCGGCAAGGTATCCGGGGCGGCCTTGCAGGCCGAAGCATTGAGCCGCATGGCCCTGCGGGTCATTTCCGGCACGCGCGCCGAAGACATTCCCGTCCAGAATGAAGGGGTGAACCGCTACGTGTACCGCGCCCCCGCGCTGGAACGGTGGGGTATCGCCGAAGGCCGCCTGCCGTCGGGCAGCGCCGTGATCGACCATCCGTTCTCGCTCTACCGAACGTACCGTCCCCAGATCAACGTGCTGATCCTGTTCGTGGTCTCCCTGGCATCCACCATTGCCGTACTTGCCTACATGATGCGCCGCAGGGCCGCCTCCGAACGGCAACTGCGGCAGTTGCGCAACCTGCTGGCCAATACCCTTGATTCCATGCCCTCGGCCATCGTCGGAGTGTCACCCGAAGGGCTGGTCACCCACTGGAACCGCCGCGCGGCGGACGCCACCGGCCAGGAACCCCACGAAGCCGTGGGCCGCCCCCTGGGCGAGGTGTTCCCCCAACTGGAAAAGCTGACGCCGCTGGTGTTCGAGGCGCTGAAGGACGGCCAGGTGCGTGACGGGCAGCGCCTGCTGCGCCCCGATGGCGACATGGTGCGCTACGAGGACGTGACGGTCTTTCCCCTGGTGGCCAACGGCACGCAGGGTGCCGTCATCCGCGTGGACGACGTGACAGAGCGCGAGCGCATCCGCGAAATGATGATCCAGACGGAAAAGATGCTGACCGTGGGCGGCCTTGCGGCGGGCATGGCGCACGAGATCAACAACCCCCTCGGCGGCATCCTGCAGGCGGTGCAGAACATGCGCCGCCGGGTGGAGACGGGGCGGCCCGTCAACGACACCGCCGCCCGCGAAGCCGGGCTGACCATGGAACAGGTGCGCGGGTATCTGGAACGGCGCGAGATACTGCGCATGCTCGACGACATCGCCGCTTCGGGCGCACGGGCTGCGCACATCGTGGCCAACATGCTCGACTTCAGCCGCCGTACCGACGGCGAGTTCATGCCGCAGGACCTGCACCGGCTCATCGAAAACACCCTCGAACTGGCCGCCAACGATTACGACCTGAAGAAGCTCTACGACTTCCGCACACTGCGCGTCGTGCGCCACTATTCCCCCATGCTGCCGCAGGTGCCCTGCCTGGCCACAGAGGTGGAACAGGTGCTTCTCAACCTGTTCAAGAACGCCGCGCAGGCCCTGGCCGCCGGGCCGCCACCCGATGGCGCGCCGCCTACCCTGACCATCCGTACCGAGCGCCACCACGACCTCGTGGCGGTGACCGTCAGCGACAACGGGCCGGGCATGACACCCGAGGTGCGCGCCCGGGTCTTCGATCCCTTCTACACCACCAAGCCCCCCGGCGAAGGCACCGGCCTGGGCCTGTCGGTGTCGTACTTCCTGATCACCCACAATCACGGCGGCAGCTTTGCCCTGCATTCCGAACCGGGCAAGGGGGCGCATTTCACGTTCACCCTGCCCCTGCGGCAGCGCTAG
- a CDS encoding ATP-binding protein — translation MPASRHAQPGRFQAPASTTGTDAPPGCEGDHDPASAGAATVTASETARPAPRKSGPTALRWLLPTLLLGGCALLAALTFADPYALPATPPVQALLINSYDQRMRWVRELTTEVEAELAPPGGNVLLRVENMDSKAVHDDAYFAAYAAMLRAKYATVRPVLLLCSDDHALNFLRRYRDTLFPGVPVVFGGANNFTQARVQGMSGVTGVTEEHYPYETVQFLLRAHTGVEEIFVINDYTESGRSTAAELAEALRPLEGRVRLRWNSDVPEEDLLRQVAALGPETVVLLGVYYSDASERSVTYEEAGLRIAAAARVPVYCIMGFNLGGNMVGGKLVTGQSQGRIMAELGRRIMAGEDPASIPVRRGPGDFLFDYAQLRRWRVDEASLPPGSEVVERPFSVYRAYTREIHVVATFVAAMLVTIAALMVVMRHKARTEAELRKLRNLLANILDSMPSVMVGVSPEGRIIQWNRQAALMTGVEPPAALGRSLEKVFPRLAPQLPRVREALDRQAPVHGERLTRTDNGVPRYEDVTVFPLAANGVEGAVIRLDDVTERERVRETMIQTERMLSVGGLAAGMAHEINNPLGGILQAVQNVLRRIEPGRAANDEAARAMGCTVEQVRDYLERRGVLRMAAGVREAGLRAARIVANMLNFSRRSTSSHMECDIATLVATAVDLAANDYSFRNNHDFRRLRVDIHIPPDLPRPACLATEVEQVLLNLLRNAAQALAGFIPPDGAPPTITIVAEHRPEGVVVSVADNGPGMPPEVRARVFDPFYTTRPPGEGTGLGLSVAFFIITQNHKGTFTVVSEPGQGATFTFTLPLGSAS, via the coding sequence ATGCCCGCTTCGCGCCACGCTCAGCCCGGGCGTTTCCAAGCCCCCGCTTCCACCACCGGCACCGATGCACCGCCGGGTTGCGAGGGCGACCACGATCCGGCATCGGCAGGCGCGGCGACCGTAACGGCATCGGAAACGGCCCGCCCCGCACCCCGAAAATCTGGCCCCACCGCGCTGCGCTGGCTGCTCCCCACCCTGCTTTTGGGCGGCTGCGCCCTGCTGGCCGCCCTCACCTTCGCCGATCCCTACGCGTTGCCCGCCACCCCGCCGGTGCAGGCCCTGCTCATCAACTCCTACGACCAGCGCATGCGCTGGGTGCGCGAACTTACCACAGAGGTGGAAGCCGAACTGGCCCCACCGGGCGGCAACGTGCTGTTGCGAGTGGAGAACATGGACTCCAAGGCGGTGCACGACGATGCCTATTTCGCCGCCTACGCCGCCATGCTGCGCGCAAAGTACGCCACGGTGCGCCCGGTGCTGCTGCTGTGCTCCGACGACCATGCGCTGAACTTCCTGCGCCGCTACCGCGACACGCTCTTTCCCGGCGTGCCCGTGGTATTTGGCGGCGCCAACAACTTCACGCAGGCGCGCGTGCAGGGCATGTCCGGGGTCACCGGCGTCACCGAGGAACACTACCCCTACGAGACGGTGCAGTTCCTGCTGCGCGCCCACACCGGCGTGGAAGAAATTTTCGTCATCAACGACTACACCGAAAGCGGGCGGTCCACGGCAGCGGAACTGGCAGAAGCGCTGCGCCCGCTGGAAGGGCGCGTCCGCCTGCGCTGGAATTCCGACGTGCCGGAGGAAGACCTGCTGCGCCAGGTGGCCGCGCTGGGGCCGGAAACCGTCGTGCTGCTCGGCGTGTACTATTCCGACGCATCCGAACGCAGCGTCACCTACGAAGAAGCGGGGCTGCGCATCGCCGCGGCTGCCAGGGTGCCCGTATACTGCATCATGGGCTTCAACCTTGGCGGCAACATGGTGGGCGGCAAGCTGGTCACCGGCCAGTCGCAGGGGCGCATCATGGCCGAACTGGGGCGGCGCATCATGGCGGGTGAAGATCCCGCGTCCATCCCCGTCCGGCGCGGGCCGGGAGATTTCCTTTTCGACTACGCGCAGTTGCGGCGCTGGCGCGTCGACGAAGCCTCGCTGCCCCCCGGCAGCGAGGTGGTGGAACGCCCCTTCTCCGTCTACCGCGCCTACACGAGGGAAATCCACGTGGTGGCAACCTTCGTTGCCGCCATGCTCGTCACCATCGCCGCCCTGATGGTGGTCATGCGGCACAAGGCGCGAACCGAGGCGGAACTGCGCAAGCTGCGCAACCTGCTCGCCAACATCCTGGATTCCATGCCCTCGGTGATGGTGGGCGTCTCGCCCGAAGGACGCATCATCCAGTGGAACCGTCAGGCTGCCCTGATGACCGGGGTGGAACCCCCGGCAGCGCTGGGGCGCAGCCTGGAAAAGGTCTTTCCGCGCCTTGCCCCGCAACTGCCGCGCGTACGCGAGGCCCTGGACAGACAGGCCCCCGTGCACGGCGAACGGCTGACCCGCACCGACAACGGCGTGCCCCGCTACGAGGACGTCACCGTGTTCCCCCTGGCCGCCAACGGCGTGGAAGGGGCGGTGATCCGCCTCGACGACGTGACCGAGCGCGAGCGGGTGCGCGAAACGATGATCCAGACCGAACGCATGCTGTCGGTGGGCGGGCTGGCGGCGGGCATGGCCCACGAGATCAACAACCCCCTCGGGGGCATCTTGCAGGCGGTGCAGAACGTGCTGCGCCGCATAGAACCGGGGCGCGCCGCCAACGACGAGGCCGCCCGCGCCATGGGCTGCACCGTGGAGCAGGTGCGCGACTACCTGGAACGGCGCGGCGTGCTGCGCATGGCCGCCGGGGTGCGCGAGGCGGGACTGCGGGCCGCCCGCATCGTGGCCAACATGCTCAACTTCAGCCGCCGCAGCACCTCGTCGCACATGGAATGCGACATCGCGACGCTGGTGGCCACCGCCGTGGACCTTGCCGCCAACGACTACAGCTTTCGCAACAACCACGACTTCCGCAGGCTGCGGGTGGACATACACATCCCGCCCGACCTGCCCCGCCCCGCCTGCCTGGCCACAGAGGTGGAACAGGTGCTGCTGAACCTGCTGCGCAACGCCGCGCAGGCCCTGGCCGGATTCATTCCGCCGGACGGCGCCCCGCCCACCATCACCATAGTGGCCGAACACCGCCCGGAAGGGGTGGTCGTGTCCGTCGCGGACAACGGCCCCGGCATGCCGCCAGAGGTGCGCGCCAGGGTCTTCGACCCGTTCTACACCACCCGCCCGCCCGGAGAAGGCACGGGACTCGGGCTCTCCGTGGCGTTCTTCATCATCACCCAGAACCACAAGGGCACGTTCACCGTGGTTTCCGAACCCGGCCAGGGCGCCACCTTCACCTTCACCCTGCCTTTGGGGAGCGCGTCATGA
- the motA gene encoding flagellar motor stator protein MotA, with protein MFAIIGLVVVFGSILTGYMMSHGVLHVLWQPAELIIILGAAIGAFIVSSTKYSLGLVLKNLKLVLGDPGMSKAKYLDVLGLLNSLFVKMHREGVISIEQDIEKPEGSSIFNKYPAIAKDKHTVHFIGDTLRVYLTTGDPNEIDSLMEVDMKSMHEEESIAPHSIGRMAESLPGMGIVAAVLGVVLTMGKISEPPEVLGHHIGAALIGTFIGILFCYGVFGPMGAKIEQANHEHHMYFAVIKEAVAAAIRGSTPIIAVEYGRRAIPHTFRPTFAEMEEKLKS; from the coding sequence ATGTTCGCCATAATCGGTCTCGTTGTCGTTTTCGGTTCGATCCTCACCGGCTACATGATGTCGCACGGCGTCTTGCACGTGCTGTGGCAGCCCGCGGAACTCATCATCATTCTCGGCGCGGCCATCGGTGCGTTCATCGTTTCCAGCACCAAGTATTCGCTGGGGCTCGTGCTGAAGAACCTCAAGCTGGTGCTGGGCGACCCCGGCATGAGCAAGGCCAAGTATCTTGATGTACTGGGCCTGCTCAACTCGCTGTTCGTCAAGATGCACCGCGAAGGCGTGATCAGCATCGAACAGGACATCGAAAAGCCGGAAGGCAGTTCCATCTTCAACAAGTACCCCGCCATCGCCAAGGACAAGCACACCGTGCATTTCATCGGCGACACGCTGCGGGTGTACCTGACCACCGGCGACCCCAACGAGATCGACAGCCTGATGGAAGTGGACATGAAGTCCATGCACGAGGAAGAGTCCATCGCTCCGCACTCCATCGGCCGCATGGCGGAATCGCTGCCCGGCATGGGTATCGTGGCGGCGGTGCTTGGCGTCGTGCTGACCATGGGCAAGATCAGCGAGCCGCCCGAGGTGCTCGGCCACCACATCGGCGCCGCGCTGATCGGGACGTTCATCGGTATCCTGTTCTGTTACGGCGTGTTCGGCCCCATGGGCGCCAAGATCGAACAGGCCAACCACGAGCACCACATGTACTTCGCGGTGATCAAGGAAGCGGTGGCCGCCGCCATCCGGGGGTCCACGCCGATCATCGCGGTGGAGTACGGGCGCCGTGCCATTCCGCATACCTTCCGGCCCACGTTTGCCGAGATGGAAGAAAAGCTGAAGAGCTGA
- a CDS encoding flagellar motor protein MotB yields the protein MAGGGSWKVAYADFVTAMMAFFLLMWILNMTPPETKQALAGYFSTERSLFDSSNVSPVANNPFVQGVDKLDTRDFKVSETEKSHYAIAQKLKQMMMADAIPQNASGISADDVGVLLRVNSDVMFKAGSAELVPEGSKVLDEVIKILREYNLYLMVRGHSDSGEVAAGSPYPSNWELSGARAAAAVRYIIEHGGIKPTRLRGIAYADTRPMEPNTTPESRSKNRRVEFHFHRPEVMSYNVVY from the coding sequence ATGGCTGGCGGTGGATCATGGAAAGTTGCCTACGCCGACTTCGTGACGGCGATGATGGCCTTCTTTCTGCTGATGTGGATTCTGAACATGACCCCGCCGGAGACCAAGCAGGCACTGGCGGGCTACTTCTCTACCGAGCGGTCCTTGTTCGATTCGAGCAACGTGTCGCCGGTGGCCAACAACCCCTTCGTGCAGGGGGTGGACAAGCTGGACACGCGCGACTTCAAGGTGTCGGAAACCGAAAAGTCGCACTACGCCATTGCCCAGAAGCTGAAGCAGATGATGATGGCCGACGCCATTCCGCAGAATGCCAGCGGCATCAGTGCCGACGACGTGGGCGTGCTGCTGCGGGTGAACAGCGACGTGATGTTCAAGGCCGGTTCTGCGGAACTGGTGCCGGAAGGCAGCAAGGTGCTGGACGAGGTCATCAAGATACTGCGCGAATACAACCTGTACCTGATGGTGCGCGGCCACAGCGACAGCGGCGAGGTGGCCGCGGGCAGCCCGTACCCCTCGAACTGGGAACTTTCCGGCGCGCGCGCGGCGGCTGCCGTGCGCTACATCATCGAGCACGGCGGCATCAAGCCCACGCGGCTGCGCGGCATTGCCTATGCCGACACGCGCCCCATGGAGCCCAACACCACCCCCGAAAGCCGCAGCAAGAACCGGCGCGTGGAATTCCATTTCCACAGGCCGGAAGTCATGTCGTACAACGTGGTGTATTAG
- a CDS encoding tetratricopeptide repeat protein, with the protein MPFTLFRTPTTAGACDARTATPARAFGLHALLLLTLLLVASALSGCATQEPLKPYNPMGVSGKVNPEAEKYFAMAHVLWKGGETCTEPEKAVAYLNKAIEIQPDYWQAFARRGLAYSEMGLWDEAFDDLTRAVRQHPSAENYAWRGLVAFRMGNQLGARKDLTRSLELDSSQHRAWNYRAAVELAEDEIAAACADFAKGCSNGDCTGMESARRQGVCK; encoded by the coding sequence ATGCCGTTCACGTTGTTCCGCACCCCCACCACCGCAGGCGCTTGCGACGCGCGTACCGCAACCCCGGCCAGGGCCTTTGGGCTGCACGCGCTGCTTCTGCTGACGCTGCTGCTCGTGGCGTCCGCCCTGTCGGGCTGCGCCACGCAGGAGCCGCTGAAGCCCTACAACCCCATGGGTGTTTCCGGAAAGGTCAACCCCGAGGCGGAAAAGTACTTCGCCATGGCCCATGTGCTGTGGAAGGGCGGCGAAACCTGCACCGAACCGGAAAAGGCCGTGGCCTATCTGAACAAGGCCATCGAAATCCAGCCGGATTACTGGCAGGCCTTTGCCCGGCGCGGGCTTGCCTATAGCGAAATGGGCCTGTGGGACGAGGCGTTCGATGACCTGACCCGCGCCGTGCGGCAGCATCCTTCGGCAGAAAACTACGCCTGGCGTGGGCTGGTGGCCTTTCGCATGGGCAATCAGCTGGGTGCCCGCAAGGATCTGACGCGGTCTCTCGAACTGGATTCTTCCCAGCACCGGGCCTGGAACTACCGGGCCGCCGTGGAACTGGCGGAAGACGAGATAGCCGCCGCCTGCGCGGACTTCGCCAAGGGCTGCTCCAACGGCGACTGCACGGGCATGGAGTCCGCCAGACGGCAGGGCGTCTGCAAGTAG
- a CDS encoding terminase small subunit, whose amino-acid sequence MSNTETGNAGSGPRSTRSTRSIRSGQSTRSTRSTRSGQSAQPGQSARSAQPVESAGNTGAPRRPADTQRKADERPSRLGVRQRRFVEEFLVDMSPVRAAERAGYAPVRAARTASRLLSLPAVQQAVEQAMGRRSLRTGVTQDRVVRELAAVGFAVMTDLCHWSDEGVRLRDSTELTRAQAAAVAEVRETSTARGARATRATRPVPGATHDTGEDKPEAPVRGGVQVKLHSKLKALEMLGRHLGMFGGASATDGDAAPGEFGQVTPPELPTELRARIDALYPRHGADAVRNHGGDCGRNGDGADEGDDRDAEDWEEYEDCGDCGSREVDGSDGEGWEPA is encoded by the coding sequence ATGAGCAATACGGAAACCGGCAACGCGGGCTCCGGCCCCCGGTCCACCCGATCCACCCGGTCCATCCGATCCGGCCAGTCCACCCGGTCCACCCGGTCCACCCGATCCGGCCAGTCCGCCCAGCCCGGCCAGTCCGCCCGGTCCGCCCAGCCCGTCGAGAGTGCCGGAAACACGGGAGCGCCACGACGCCCGGCAGATACGCAGCGGAAAGCCGACGAGCGGCCTTCCCGGCTGGGGGTACGCCAGCGCCGCTTCGTGGAGGAATTCCTGGTGGACATGTCGCCCGTGCGGGCCGCCGAACGGGCGGGGTATGCGCCGGTACGCGCCGCGCGCACGGCCTCGCGGCTGCTGTCCTTACCCGCAGTGCAGCAGGCGGTGGAACAGGCCATGGGCCGCCGGTCCCTGCGCACCGGAGTGACCCAGGACCGGGTAGTGCGCGAACTGGCCGCCGTGGGATTCGCGGTGATGACCGATCTGTGCCACTGGTCCGACGAGGGCGTGCGGCTGCGCGACTCCACGGAACTGACCCGCGCGCAGGCCGCCGCCGTGGCCGAGGTGCGCGAAACCTCCACGGCACGCGGCGCACGCGCCACGCGTGCCACGCGTCCGGTGCCCGGCGCAACACACGACACCGGCGAAGACAAGCCCGAAGCGCCCGTGCGCGGCGGCGTGCAGGTGAAACTGCATTCCAAGCTCAAGGCCCTGGAAATGCTGGGCCGTCATCTCGGCATGTTCGGGGGCGCCTCGGCCACCGATGGCGATGCCGCCCCCGGTGAATTCGGTCAGGTCACGCCGCCCGAACTGCCGACGGAACTGCGTGCCCGCATCGACGCACTGTACCCCCGCCACGGGGCCGATGCCGTCCGCAACCATGGAGGGGACTGCGGACGGAACGGCGACGGCGCGGATGAAGGAGATGACAGGGATGCGGAGGATTGGGAGGAGTACGAGGATTGCGGGGATTGCGGGAGCAGGGAGGTCGACGGGTCCGACGGTGAAGGCTGGGAACCCGCATAG
- a CDS encoding alpha/beta hydrolase family protein, protein MPRGHAPRTPIHARPNTPGTARRLSRPLLAASLAAVLLLPVGMPQSGPANLPAGALGPFLPTMQEARADEPASYQPGFRTMGIWIPETGERLDVAVWYPSVRAPSEIHLGDWTLDVARGGKEVPGRFPLLVISHCTAGSRLAHHDTAEALARAGFVVAAPTHPGDNSNDTSSLFLPEQLTARPRHVSTTISKLLRAPETAPMIDPARIGVIGFGTGGATALLLAGARPDGTRYANYCERTTPGDPYCTKWAAERLSRLPVALRPLQPGPGDNEPVPGAPTASPAAHAPQAGQGSPAQSPQGTMADARVRAVALVAPGYGMLFPRASLARVTVPVAILKADDDEVNRAPLHADALRAALPRPPEFTVLAGADHYALMAACPPALQRDLPELCGGVDEETRQAIHRVLNARLVRFFLSTLGEAGPPLPVPPPEPEPQIRQAPPPAVNATVPKSKGKGDKDEKRKKDGKPRKQDESTPR, encoded by the coding sequence ATGCCGCGCGGCCACGCGCCCCGTACCCCGATCCACGCCCGCCCCAACACGCCCGGCACCGCCCGGCGCCTGTCGCGCCCCTTGCTGGCCGCGTCTCTGGCCGCCGTCCTGCTGTTGCCCGTGGGCATGCCGCAAAGCGGCCCCGCAAACCTTCCGGCAGGCGCTCTTGGCCCTTTTCTGCCCACGATGCAGGAAGCCCGGGCGGACGAGCCCGCCTCGTATCAGCCCGGCTTTCGCACCATGGGCATCTGGATTCCCGAAACCGGCGAACGGCTCGACGTGGCCGTATGGTACCCCTCCGTCCGCGCCCCTTCCGAAATCCACCTCGGCGACTGGACGCTGGACGTGGCGCGCGGCGGCAAGGAAGTGCCCGGCCGCTTTCCGCTGCTGGTCATCTCGCACTGCACCGCCGGTTCGCGCCTGGCGCACCATGATACGGCGGAAGCCCTGGCCCGCGCGGGCTTCGTGGTGGCCGCGCCCACCCATCCGGGCGACAACAGCAACGACACGTCTTCGCTGTTCCTGCCGGAACAGCTCACGGCCCGGCCCCGGCACGTCAGCACCACCATCAGCAAACTGCTGCGCGCACCGGAAACCGCCCCCATGATCGATCCCGCCCGCATCGGGGTCATCGGCTTCGGCACTGGCGGGGCCACCGCCCTGCTGCTGGCGGGGGCCCGTCCCGACGGCACCCGCTATGCGAACTACTGCGAGCGCACCACCCCCGGCGACCCCTATTGCACCAAGTGGGCCGCCGAACGGCTGTCCCGCCTGCCGGTGGCCCTGCGTCCGCTGCAACCCGGCCCCGGCGACAACGAGCCCGTTCCCGGCGCGCCCACCGCATCACCGGCGGCGCATGCCCCACAGGCCGGACAGGGCTCCCCGGCCCAATCCCCCCAGGGCACCATGGCGGACGCCCGGGTGCGTGCCGTGGCGCTGGTGGCGCCCGGCTACGGCATGCTCTTTCCCCGTGCGTCGCTGGCCAGGGTCACCGTGCCCGTGGCCATCCTGAAGGCCGACGACGACGAGGTGAACCGCGCCCCCCTGCACGCCGACGCCCTGCGCGCCGCCCTGCCCCGTCCGCCCGAATTCACCGTGCTGGCCGGTGCGGATCATTACGCGCTCATGGCCGCCTGCCCTCCCGCCCTGCAACGCGATCTGCCGGAACTGTGCGGCGGGGTGGACGAAGAGACCCGCCAGGCCATTCACCGCGTCCTGAACGCCCGCCTGGTGCGTTTTTTCCTGTCCACCCTGGGCGAGGCCGGACCGCCCCTGCCCGTTCCGCCCCCGGAGCCGGAACCCCAGATACGACAGGCCCCGCCGCCAGCGGTCAACGCCACCGTGCCCAAAAGCAAGGGCAAGGGCGACAAGGACGAGAAGCGGAAAAAAGACGGCAAGCCTCGCAAGCAGGACGAATCCACCCCGCGCTGA